In Papaver somniferum chloroplast, complete genome, the genomic window AAATGAGGAAGAAATATGTACGGAAGAGAAAGATTCCAACCCCCTAAATAAAGAACTGTTACAAATAATGAAGAAACTAGTAGATTTAGATAGGAAGCAACATAAAATAAACCAAATTTTATACCTGAATATTCGGTTTGATAACCTGCTACTAATTCTTCTTCGGCTTCTGGTAAATCAAAGGGTAACCTCTCACATTCTGCTAGGGAAGAAATTACAAAAACTGCAAAACCTATAGGTTGACGCCACAGATTCCACCCCCAAAAACCATATTTTGACTGCGCCTCAACTATATCAACTGTACTTGAACTGTTAGATAATTATAGTAGGTGATAACATCACTGCTTCCATCGCTATTGCAGAACCGTACATGAGACTTCAGCCTCATACGGCTCCTCGATGGCCTTAACTAAATCTAAGGACTGGTTCGGTATTATCTCGATATGTGTTAGATAGAATCAAGATGTATCGAGGAGTCACAAATTAAACCAATGCAATTCCGTCTGCTATAATAGAAAAAAGGGTGCTTCCGAATTGATCTTATCCTTTATAATTTAAGTTTGTCTTTATTCAGTAATAACTTAATCCTTGAATAAAATACTCGTTGTCTAAGTAGGCATTTCAACCTATTTATTTCGTTCCTATTCTTCTTTCTAAGAAAAGTAAAAGTGGGCTCAAAAAAAAAAGGATTACTTCGTTCCTGATAATTATTTATTTCACCTGTGGATAGGACCATACTCGGGATCGGGATCGTGGGGAAGTACTACTTTATCGTTTCTACCAACTTAAAGCCCCATTATGATTCCGTTTATGCAGAAATACCTTTTTTGGTAACTTACATTATCTCCGTTACTAATCCTTTGTGTATTTTGGTGTTCCTAACCGTCCACTCATTTTTGCTCGATCCCCGGTATGGTAATACATACAATATAATAGAATAGTTAAAACAAAACTCTAGCCAGTTGATCTTTTCTACCCGCTTCAAACCGTGATGACTAATCAACCAACCTTGGGGTAATTTCTCTTTTTTTGCTTAACTCTTGTACATAGGGAATGAGTCTCAACCTTTTTACAGCTAATTTAGAAGCTGTTTTGTTTCACTCATATAACTATCTGGTTTAGGTCATCACCCCGAATGACGAATAAAAAAACGAGGATCTCTATTCACTCCATTCAACTTCTTTCCTAGAAAAAATTAGGTAAAAGTTCATGCCCCAACGAATCGCACGTAGAGATATTGATAACACACATGGAGTTAATGGTATTTCATAACTAATCGATTGAGCAGCAGCTCGTAGACCACCCAAAAAAGAATATTTATTATTTGACCCATATCCTGACATAAGAAGTCCAATAGGAGCAATACTTGAAATAGAAATCCATAAAAAAACACCTATACTGAGATCAGCTAAAACAAGACGATATCCAAAAGGAATTACTGAATAACTTAGTAAAATGGATATGACTGCTATAGAGGGTCCGAGACTGAATAAAAGAATATCCCCTCTAGATGGGAGAAGATCCTCTTTAAAAAGTAATTTTGTCCCGTCTGCTAGAGCTTGAAGAATTCCCAAAGGACCCGCGTATTCGGGTCCAATACGTTGTTGTACCCCCGCAGATATTTTTCTTTCTAACCACACAATAACTAGTATTCCTATCGTGATTCCCAATACAGGAGTAAAAATAGGGACAAGCAACCATATAAGACCATAGACCCCCTTTAAGGATTCCAATCTGAAAAAAGAATTGATAGCCTGTAATTCTGTCGTATCAATTATCATATTAACGATCAACTTCTCCCATAATGATATCTATACTACCTAGTATCGTCATAATATCCGCCAATTTCATTCTTTTAACTAACTGAGGAAGAATTTGCAAATTGATAAAACCCGGAGGACGAATTTTCCATCTCCAAGGAAAAGCACTATGATCCCCTATCAGAAAAATTCCCAATTCCCCCTTTGGGGCTTCTACTCTCACATAAAGTTCTTGTTTTGACAATTCAAAAGTGGGAGATGTTTTTTTACTAATAAATCTATAGTCAAAATCATTCCAGTCAGAATCCCCTGCTTTATCAAAGCGTCGGGCTTCTAAATTTTCATAGGGCCCTCCCGGAATTCCTTCCAAAGCTTGTTGAATTATTTTTATGGATTCTGTCATTTCACCGATTCGGACTAAGTAACGGGCTAATGAATCCCCTTCTTTTTGCCATTGTACTTCCCAGTCAAACTCGTCGTAACACTCATAATGATCGACTTTCCGAAGATCCCATTGTATTCCGGAAGCTCGTAGCATTGGCCCTGATAAACCCCAATTTATTGCCTCCTCTCCACCAACAACGCCTACCCCCTCAACGCGTTCTAAAAAAATAGGATTTCGCGTAATAAGCTTTTGATATTCAGCAACCCCGGTTAAAAAATAATCGCAGAAATCTAAACATTTATCTATCCAGCCATGAGGTAGATCAGCAGCTACTCCTCCGATACGAAAATAATTATGCATCATTCGCATACCTGTGGCAGCTTCAAATAGATCATATATCAATTCTCTCTCTCTGAAAATATAGAAGAAAGGAGTCTGCGCACCTATATCCGCCATAAAAGGGCCAAGCCATAATAAATGAGAGGCTATACGACTCAGTTCCAACATAATTACTCTGATATAACGGGCTCTTTTAGGAACTTGAATATTTCCTAACTGTTCTGGTCCATTTACCGTTATTGCCTCGGTAAACATAGTAGCTAAATAATCCCAACGCGTTACATAAGGCAGATATTGTATAATTGTTCGGTTTTCCGCTATTTTTTCCATCCCTCTGTGTAAATAACCCAATATAGGTTCACAGTCAATAACGTCTTCACCATCTAGAGTAATGATGAGTCGAAGAACGCCATGCATCGATGGGTGGTGAGGACCCATATTGACTATCATGAGGTCTTTTCTTGTAGCTGATACAGTCATATTTTTTCCCCGATTCATTATTCCATGAATTGCTGAAAACGAAACAAAGTTCATAAAAATTCAAGATCTAATAAATCAAATAATTCAAACTAAAGCTTCAAATTAACTTAACTAGTCTTTGGCTCCCGAATATCCAACCGACCAATTAATTCTTTATAACGTATTCTATTTTTTTTTACAAATAAGCCAGCAACCGTTGCCGTTTTACCAGAGTTTTCCCTATACCTCTCTGAGATAAAAAGTCCTTTTTGTGAAATTCAAAAAGGAAAGTGAGTCTCCGCATTTTATTGGTGAAAATTAATACTTGAAATTCAAAGGAAACGGACCCCTTGTTTTATTCTTTTTCTTTTTGCGAAATAACTGAGATGAATGCATTTTTTTATCATAAAAAGAGCGCTTCTCCTTTTTTTATTTTATAAAAAAATGGAGTTTATCGATCAGTAAAAATAATATCGGTTTTTAAAATCTGGTTCTGGTATACACAAAAAATTTATTTTTTCATATACTACCTTTTACTTTCAAATTTAATGAATCAATCCAATTTGCAATTTCATTCGGATATAGATACAAAAGGCTGGTCGAGTTCTTCAACCCCCCCAAAAAAAGAAAGGGAAAAATTGAGCCGAAGAAGATTCTTAGGTCATTGAATCAGTATCCTATACGGGAAACCAGAATATAAAGAAATATAAGACAAATGTGCGGGTACATTTGTTTGCCTTCATATATCATGCCATATCTGGCACGTTATAGATAGGAAGGAGATTTACCATTAATTGATGGTAAATCGTGGATACATATATATCCTTGACATACTGAAACGACTTCCATTACTGGTATCAAACCAATAGCGATTCATACAAGCTAAATCCTCTAATCGATAATTTGGCCAAAGAAAAAATTTCCATTTCATTAATTTATTTCTATCTCTATCTAAATTCTTTGGATCTTTATCAAGATGCTTGCTCTCCTCCAAAAAAGTACCGCAGTTCTTTATGTTGTTCTTATTGTAAAATGTTTTCTTTCTATCCAAAACATTTCTTTTTTCCGAGTTTAAACAAATTTGAATTCTCAATTCTCTACGACATCTAGGAGCTAAAATATTTTCAGGAACAACAAAAGCATAATTTTTTTCATCTCTCTTTTCAAGCACCCTTTCATGTCTATGTCTTTTAATGGATTCATCAAAAGAATTATTATAACCGTTTTCTTTTTGTTGGTTTTTTCTATTAGTTTGGTGATTACTCTTATGGACCAGTGAAATAACTATGGTTTGATACATAATAAAAAGTCCATCTCCTTGTATAGACAGGCGAACAGGTTCAATAATCAATACTCCTTTGTTTATCAATTCTGTAAGATTTAGATCTTTTTGAATCAGCAATATATCCAGACGCATTTCTCCTCTTTGAATAGAGGATATCGCAATTTGCTTTGGATTGTTCAGTCTAAGCAGGAGACAATATATCTGGATACTATTAATTATTCTTTGATCCAAAGAACTATGCCATCTCAGTTGAAAAATAAAATATCTTTTCAGGAAAAAATCTAGTTCCGCTTCTGTGGTACTCTTCCATTTATTTTGATTTCTACTCTTTTTCATGTATGAGTCACTG contains:
- the ndhH gene encoding NADH dehydrogenase subunit 7, with amino-acid sequence MTVSATRKDLMIVNMGPHHPSMHGVLRLIITLDGEDVIDCEPILGYLHRGMEKIAENRTIIQYLPYVTRWDYLATMFTEAITVNGPEQLGNIQVPKRARYIRVIMLELSRIASHLLWLGPFMADIGAQTPFFYIFRERELIYDLFEAATGMRMMHNYFRIGGVAADLPHGWIDKCLDFCDYFLTGVAEYQKLITRNPIFLERVEGVGVVGGEEAINWGLSGPMLRASGIQWDLRKVDHYECYDEFDWEVQWQKEGDSLARYLVRIGEMTESIKIIQQALEGIPGGPYENLEARRFDKAGDSDWNDFDYRFISKKTSPTFELSKQELYVRVEAPKGELGIFLIGDHSAFPWRWKIRPPGFINLQILPQLVKRMKLADIMTILGSIDIIMGEVDR
- the rps15 gene encoding ribosomal protein S15, which produces MIKKCIHLSYFAKRKRIKQGVRFL
- the ndhA gene encoding NADH dehydrogenase subunit 1 translates to MIIDTTELQAINSFFRLESLKGVYGLIWLLVPIFTPVLGITIGILVIVWLERKISAGVQQRIGPEYAGPLGILQALADGTKLLFKEDLLPSRGDILLFSLGPSIAVISILLSYSVIPFGYRLVLADLSIGVFLWISISSIAPIGLLMSGYGSNNKYSFLGGLRAAAQSISYEIPLTPCVLSISLLSNSSSTVDIVEAQSKYGFWGWNLWRQPIGFAVFVISSLAECERLPFDLPEAEEELVAGYQTEYSGIKFGLFYVASYLNLLVSSLFVTVLYLGGWNLSLPYIFLPHFEISEVGGVFGMTIGIFITLAKAYLFLFIPITTRWTLPRMRMDQLLNLGWKFLLPISLGNLLLTTSFQLFSL